A segment of the Strigops habroptila isolate Jane unplaced genomic scaffold, bStrHab1.2.pri NW_022045576.1_ctg1, whole genome shotgun sequence genome:
ACTGTCCCTGTGTCACCCTGATGGCACCAGGTGACATGACCCTCCTGCCACACCCCCATGTGATGTCCTCGTGTCCCCCTGCAGGTCTATGTCACTAACCCAGACGCGTCCCCAGCTTCACGTGTCACCGTCAAGGCTGATGGCTTCCAGGGTGTTGTGTCCACCCAGCGTGATGGCACAGCCAAGCTGGTCCTCAACATGCCGGCCAACAAGGACACTGTCCCCATCACTGTGAGTGGGGAGAGGAACCGGGGTGGCCTTGGAACTGGTGGGTGGGGATGGGACTGGTTGGAGGGAGCTGCTGTTGGGGTGGTTGAGATGGCCAGGGTGAGCAAGGACCGTGGTCACCATTGACCAAGAGCCAGGATAACAGGAAAGGGACCAGGATGGCCTAGATATCCATGGAGGCCAAGCATCAGGGCCACCGTGGCCACCACTGCCCAAGGAGCAGGATGGCTGGTGTCAGGGGGACTGTGGTGGCCAACATAAATGGGTTGACCAAGACATCGAGGGTCAAGGACCAGGGGATGTCCAGTGTCATGGAGACTGGCAAAGATGTCCATAGTGGCCAAGTCATCCAGGGTGGCCTGCAGCCAGGGTCAGTATGattggacactgccagggatggggcagccacagcttctccattcaacccctcccagtgtcccaccaccctcatggggagaacttcttccttatctccaacctgaacttcccctgttgcagtttgaacccatcaccccttgtcctattgctacagtccccgatgaaggtccctctccgtgtccttgtagcccccttcagaccctggaagctgctctgaggtctccacgcagcttctcttctccagccccaatgttctcagcctggctccatacaggagctgctccagcccctgatcatccttttggcctcctctggccttgctccagcagctccatgtcctccttatgttgaggacaccagagctggatgcagcatccaagtggggtctcaccagagcagagcagaggggcaggatccctgCCTTGGACCTGCACCCACCATATGGTTGGCTGgatcatgttgagcttctcctcacccaacacccccaagtccttctcaggctgctccatccagcccGTGTCTCCCTTGGGATTGTCCCAGCCCATGTGCAAGGACGTTGCCCTTGGCCCTGTTGATCTCCATGAGGTTCCTGCCCATCCAGGCCTGtctggatcccatccctcccctccagctCACCCCACACAGCTCGGTGCCACCACAGCCGTGCTGGGATCTCCTGCCCAGGGCCACCCCTCTCCATGCTGACCAAGGGGCACCGTGTCCCTGTGTGTAGGTGCGGACGGAGGAGCCGGAGCTCCCTGGTTCCCGTCAGGCCTCGCGGCAGATGGTGGCCGAAGCCTATCGCAGCCAAGGAGCATCGGGGAACTTCCTCCACTTGGCCGTGGGGGCCACGGAGCTGCAGCTCGGGGACAACCTGGCTGTCAACTTCCACCTCAAgaccaacaacaacaaagtccGCGACTCGGTCCCCTACTTCACCTACCTGGTGAGCGCCGGCCACCAACCCAATCCCAGTGTCCCGGTGCCACCAACCCAACCCCAGTGTCCCGGTGCCACCAACCCAACTCAAGTGTCCTGGTGCCACCAACCCAAGTGTCCAGATGCCACCAACCCAACCCAAGTGTCCAGGTGCCTCCAACCCAACCCAAGTGTCCAGGTGCCACCAACCCAACCCCAGTGTCCAGGTGCCACCAACCCAACCCAAGTGTCCAGGTGCCTCCAAGCCAACCCAAGTGTCCAGGTGCCACCGACCCAAGTGTCCAGGTGCCACCAACCCAAGTGTCCAGGTGCCACCAACCCAACCCCAGTGTACAGGTGCCTCCAACCCAACCCAAGTGTCCAGGTGCTACAAACCCAAGAGTCCAGATGCCCCCAACCCAAGTGTCCAGGTGCCTCCAACCCAAGTGTCCAGGTGCCTCCAACCCAAGTGTCCAGGTGCCACCAACTCAAGTGTCCAGGTGCCTCCAACTCAAGTGTCCAGGTGCCATCAACCCGAGTGTCCAGGTGCCACCAACTCAAGTGTCCAGGTGCCACCAACCCAACCCAAGTGGCCAGGTGCCACCAACTCAAGTGTCCAGGTGCCTCCAACCCAACCCAAGTGTCCAGGTGCCACCAACTCAAGTGTCCAGGTGCCTCCAACCCAACCCAAGTGTCCAGGTGCCACCAACCCAACCCAAGTGTCCAGGTGCCACCAACCCAACCCAAGTGTCCAGGTGCTACCAACCCCAATGTCCAGGTGCCACCAACCCAACCTTTCCTTGGCCACCACAGATCATGAGCAAGGGACACATAGTCCGTGCGGGGCGCCAGCGGCACGAGGCCGGCCAGAGCCTGGTGACCATGTCCCTGCCGGTGACCTCCGagctcctcccttccttccgCATCGTGGCCTACTACTACGTGATGCCGGGCGAGATCGTGGCTGACTCCATCTGGGTTGATGTCAAGGACACTTGCATGGGCACCGTGAGTGTGTCCCCAATGCCCTGGGGTTCAGGGGACCCTTGGGGGGCATTGCTTGGGCCTTGGAGGTGGCCTGGGTGAGCCTTGAGGTGGTTCTTGAGGGGCTTGGGTGGTCCATGATGGGGCTTGGGTGGTCCATGATAGGGATTGGATGGTCCATGATGGGGCTTGGGTGGTTCATGATGGGGTTTGGGTGGTTCTTGAGGGGCTTAGGTGGTCCTTGAGGGGCTTGAGTGGTCCTTGAGGGTCTTGGTTGGTGTCCCATGATGAGGATTAGGTGGTTCATAATGGGGTTTGAGTGGTCCATAATGGAGTTTGAGTGGCCCATGATAGGGGTTGGGTGGTCCATGATGAGACTTGGGTGGTCCTTGAGGGGCTTGGATGGTTCATGATGGGGCTTGAGTGGTCTGTGATGGGGATTGGTTGGTCCTTGAGGGGTTTGAGTGGTCTGTGATGGGGTTTGGATGGTCCAGGATGGGGATTAGGTGGTCCAGGATGGAGCTTGGGTGGTCCTTGAGGGGCTTGGATGGCTCATGATGGGGCTTGGGTGTCACTGAGGTGATTTGGGTAGTCCATGTGAGCATTTCATGGTGGGCCTTGGTTGGTCCATTGGTGCTCCAGCTCTTCCATGGTGCAATCCCCAACCATCGCCTACCCCTGGAGGACTCCACCACCCCATTGGCTTAGAGTTACCCCCATGGGCATCTGCTGGGGGTGTCATCAAGTGGGTTTGGGGCACCCCATGGCCATGACCCTCTCCAAGCCCCATGTCCTCTGCAGCTGGTGGTGAAGGGAGCGACAGAAGCTGACAACCGGGTGCATGAACCAGGAACACCCATGAGGCTGCGCATCGAGGGCGACCACAAAGCCTATGTGGGCTTGGTGGCCGTGGACAAGGGTGTCTTCGTCCTCAGCAAGAAGAACAAGCTCACCCAGTCCAAGGCGGGTGTCCaggtccccatccccattgtTCCCCCCATGATGGGCTTGTCCTGGTTGTCATGGTTGTCCCATGGTGGCCACAGGTTTGGGACACGGTGGAGAAGAGTGACATCGGCTGCACCCCCGGCAGCGGGAGGGACAACGTGGGGGTCTTTGCTGATGCTGGTCTCAGCTTGGTCACCAACGTGAAGATCACCACACCACAGCGAGGGGGTAGGGGACATGTGGGGATGGGACAACCTGGGGGTGACGCCTTGGATATGGGCAGGTGGCACTTGAAGGATGGGGATGTGACACCCAAGGGATCGGTGTTTTGTTCCATCAGCTTTGGGATATGCCAACGGATGTCCAGGGGAGGTGACACTGGGGTTGGGGCTGGTGATGGGCTCCTGACGTGTGTCCCCTCTGTCCCCAGAGGTGAACTGTCCCCAACCTGCGCAGCGCAAGCGCCGCTCCGTGCAGCTCATCGAGTACAAGGCCACCAAGGGTAGGTGGCACCAGGAgtgtcccatgtccccagtgGGCACCAGAGCATCCCATGGCCCAGTCAATACCAGTGTCCCATGTCCATCCCATGGTACCTATCCCAGTACAGGTGTCCTATGTCCTTGAAGAGCATCACAATGTCCCAGGAGATACCACAGTATCCCATGTCCCAGTGAACACCAGTGTCCCGTATCCCAAAGGACACCAGAGTGTCCTATGTCCCCAGtgaccccacagcatcccataTCCCAAAGGACACCAGAgtgtcccatgtccccagtgaccccacagcatcccataTCCCAGAGGACACCAGGGAGTCCCATGGCCCTCAtgaccccacagcatcccataTCCCAAAGGACACCAGggtgtcccatgtccccagtgACCCCACAGCATCTCCTATCCCAAAGGACACCAGggtgtcccatgtccccagtgaccccacagcatcccataTCCCAAAGGACACCAGggtgtcccatgtccccagtgaccccacagcatcccataTCCCAAAGGACACCAGggtgtcccatgtccccagtgACCCCACAGCATCTCCTATCCCAAAGGACACCAGggtgtcccatgtccccagtgaccccacagcatcccataTCCCAAAGGACACCAGggtgtcccatgtccccagtgACCCCACAGTATCCCATATCCCAAAGAACACCAGggtgtcccatgtccccagtgACCCCACAGCATCTCCTATCCCAAAGGACACCAGggtgtcccatgtccccagtgACCCCACAGCATCTCCTATCCCAAAGGACACCAGggtgtcccatgtccccagtgaccccacagcatcccataTCCCAAAGACACCAGggtgtcccatgtccccagtgaccccacagcatcccataTCCCAAAGACACCAGAgtgtcccatgtccccagtgaccccacagcatcccataTCCCAAAGGACACCAGAGTGTCCCATGGCCCTTGtgaccccacagcatcccataTCCCAAAGGACACCAGCGTGTCCCATGTCCTGGTGACTGGCTCTGGGGCCGGGTACCAATTGGGTCCCTTGGTGCCGACAGCGGCCGAGTACAAGGACAAGGCTCTGCGCAAGTGCTGTGAGGACGGGATGAAGGAGAACCCCATGGACCACAGCTGCGAGCACCGCTCCACCTACATCCAGGATGGAGAAGCTTGTGTCCAGGCCTTCCTCGACTGCTGCACCCACATCAGGACCATCCGCAACCAGAAGCAGCGCCTGCTTCACCTCAAGCTGGCCCGAAGCAAGTGATGGGACATGGAGAGGTTCATGGAGGGGTTGGTGGTTGGGTGAAGCTTCAGTGAAGCTTGGGGGATGCTTGGGGGAACCTCTAGTGATGCTTGTGCCACCCTTGGGTGATGTTTGTGCTACCCTTGGATGATGCTTGGGTGATGCTTGGGTGAAAGTTGGGTGAACCTCAGGTGATGCTTGTGCTACCCTTGGATGATGCTTGGGTGAAAGTTGGGTGAACCTCAGGTGATGCTTGTGCTACCCTTGGGTGAAGGTTGGGTGAACCTCAGGTGATGCTTGTGCCTCCTTTGGGTGACACTTGGCCGATGCCCACCCATCGCTTGGCCAACACATGGGTGGTGCTTGGCTGATGCAGGGGTGAACCGGCTTCCTAGGGATAGGGACCCGGGTGCTATGGTCCAGCGGgcctgtgtcccccccaggTGAGGTGGACGATGGGTTCTTGGCTGATGAGGACATCACCTCCCGGAGCCTCTTCCCTGAGAGCTGGTTGTGGCAGGAGGAGCCGCTGACGGAGCAGCCCAATGAGCTGGGGTGAGTCCTGGCCCCATGGTCCATGTGGTCAACACAGGACCACAACACCATGATCCACCCAGAGCCCTCACAGAGGCTGCTTCTGACCCCATGGTACCTCCTTGGACCTCCTTGGTCCGGCTCAGGGCCCATCTACAGCCCCCGGTCCAGCTTTGGGACCAGCTTGGTGGCCTGTTCCACCTCCTTAGCTTGGCTTGGAGACCATTATGACCCCCTTGGCCATTCCCATCCTCTGCAGGATCTCCACGAAGACCCTCCCTGTGTACCTGAAGGACTCCATCACCACATGGGAGGTCCTGGCTGTCAGCATCTCCAAGACCAAGGGTACGTGATGGCGAAGGATTCCCTGTGGAGCAAAGGAATACCCCAAACCTCAGGGATGGTCCCTGGGTCTTGAGGGGTCCCCTAAAGCCTGGTGGGTTTCCTTGGAGTTTGAAGGATGTCCAAGACCTTAGAAGGGTGGAGAGGTGCCCGGGACCTTGGGGACATCCATCAAAGCTTGGGGGCATTCTTTGGGACTTGAGGGATCCCCTAAGCCTTGGGAGAACTCTATTGGACTTGAGGGATCTCCTACGTCTTGGGAGGACTCCATTGGACTTGAAGGATCCCCTAAGCCTTGGGAGGACTCCATGGGCCTTGAGGGATCTCCTAAGCTTTGGGAGGACTCCATGGGCCTTGAGGGATCTCCTAAGCCTTGGAATGACTCCATTGGACTTGAAGGATCTCCTTAAGCCTTGGGAGGACTCCATTGGACTTGAGGGATCTCCTAACCCTTGGGGATGCCCCTGGGGTCCCCACAAGCTCACAAACCTGGCCCTGTGTGGTCCCCACTAGGGCTGTGCGTGGCCGACCCCTATGAGATCACGGTGATGAAGGAGTTCTTCATGGACCTGCGCCTGCCCTACTCGGTGGTGAGGAACGAGCAGGTGGAGATCCGCGCCATCCTCTACAACTACTGGACACAGAAGATCACGGTTGGCAGGAGACCCAAGACCCAGGGACCATGGTGAGGGGGTCCATGGTCACCTCAAGCCCATTGACCAACCTCTCCTGTGGCCCATAGGTGCGTGTGGAGCTGATGTACAACCCAGCCCTGTGCAGCGCCTCCACCTCCAAGCAGCGCTACCAGCAGGTCTTCAGCCTGGATCCTCAGTCCTCAAGGGCCGTGCCCTTCGTCATCGTGCCCTTGGAGCTGGGGCTCCATGAGGTCGAGGTGAAGGCGGCCGTCCAGGGCCGCTTTGTGGCCGATGGTGTCAAGAAGAAGCTCAAAGTGGTGGTGAGTGGCCACCATATGGTGCCATCTCCATCCCGGAGATGTTCCCAGAGGAGCAGCCCTGTGTCCACATGGGGTTGGTACCCAGGGATGAAGGATGCTCCCCACCAAGGATGCTCAAGTGGGGCTTTCCCAGTTTGGTGTATGAACTGGGGGGTGCTGGTTTATACTGGGACAACACAGAGAGGCTGGGCAAGGGGGACCCAAACTCAACCTAACCTTGAGCATTGGAATCTCCTGGAGATGGGAAAGGGagacccaaacccaacccaaccttTAGCATTGGGATTTCCTGAACATGGGAAAGGGGGACCCAAACCCAACCTAACCTTGAGCATTGGAATCTCCTGGAGATGGGAAAGGGagacccaaacccaacccaaccttTAGCATTGGGATTTCCTGAACATGGGAAAGGGGGACCCAAACCCAACCTAACCTTGAGCATTGGAATCTCCTGGAGATGGGAAAGGGagacccaaacccaacccaaccttTAGCATTGGGATTTCCTGGACATGGGAAAGGGAGACCCAAACCCAACCTAACCTTGAGCATTGGGCTCTCCTGGACATGGGAAAGAGGGACCCAAACCCAACCTAACCTTGAGCATTGGGCTCTCCTGGACATGGGAAAGAGGGACCCAAACCCAACATAACCTTGAGCATTGGGCTCTCCTGGACATGTGAAAGAGGgacccaaacccaacccaaccttTAGCACTGGACTTTCATCTCTGCAGCCTgaagggatgaggatggagaaGACAGTGAAGATAATCGAGCTGGACCCGAAGACGAAGGGAGTCAGTGAGTGGCCCCATCTGGTCTTGGGGGTGTCTCAGCCCCACAGGGATGTTCCACTGAGGGAAAGGTCTAGGGCATCTATGGGGCAAAGGAAGTCCCACTGTGGGGCTGGGACATCTTGGGGGATGAAGGGTGGACCAGCAAGGGTAGGACTTGGGTGACAAGGGACATCCCACTGTGGGCATCTTGTGGAATGAGGAAGGTGCTACCATGGGTCTATGGGGCCAAGGGACATCCTGCTTGGAGCTGGGGCATCTCAAGGGAGAAGGGACATCCTGGATGGCTCTGGGACATCTTGAGGGACAAAGGACATCCTGCTGCAgatgtggggcagggctggctCAACCTCAGGTTGTGGGGAGGGGACATGAAGGACTTGGGGTCACTCATCTCCATCCTACCCCACAGATGGTGTGCAGGAGGAGAGGGTGAAGGCTGCCAACCTCTCTGACATTGTCCCCAACACGGAGTCGGAGACCAAAGTCAGCATCCAAGGTGAGGGTGACCAGGCGAAGGGACATGCATGGGGACAAAGGCTTGGGACCTTCCTGGCTTCACATCTCCCCTTCTTCTTGGCCAGGCAACCCTGTGTCCATCATGGTGGAGAAAGCCCTGGATGGGGAGAAGCTGAAGCATCTCATCGTGACACCATcgggctgtggggagcagaaCATGATCAAGATGACACCCACCGTCATTGCCACCCATTACCTGGACAGCACATTGCAATGGGAGAGCCTGGGTGTTGACCAACGCGCTGAGGCCATCAACTTGATCAAGAAGGGTAAGAGCATCCCCCAAAGGGTGGGAGCATCTCCTGGGTTCCTCTCTTGGGGTGCTAAATATCCCCATCAGCCAAGGTGCTGAAGGACCTTTGAAGGAGACATGGGTTGGGTGCGACCAGGTTGGGGATCTCTATTGGTTGGCACTGGGATGGGCTCCAGGAAGGGGTTGGTGCCTTGAAGCTTGGCTGGGTGCTCCCTGTGGTGCTCAACCACCATCTCCTCCCCAGGTTACACCCAACAACTTGCATTCCGGAAGCCTGACAGCTCATATTCAGCCTTCAAGAACCGTCCCGCAAGCACTTGGTGAGGTCCTGTGGCCACCATGGGTCTGGGTGATAGGGTTGGATGTGGCACTAAGGTTCTCCTGTCCCCAGGTTGACAGCCTACGTGGCCAAAGTCTTTGCCATGGCCATGAAGCTGATAGACATTGAGCCCGAGGTGGTTTGTGGTGCTGTGAAATGGCTCATCCTGAATAGGCAGAAGCCAGATGGGATCTTCCACGAAGATGCTCCTGTCGTCCACAAGGAGATGGTGGTATGGGGGGGATTCAAGGCCTGGTGGTGACCCTGTTGGCTTATGGAATGGAAAGGACAATGTTGGGTGACAGGGACAAGCATTGAGTGGCCAGAGCCTGGTATGGAGACCACGATGCTGAGgtcttcctcctccatctctcACACAGGGAGGTTACCAGGGTGCTGAGCCCGAGGTGTCCCTCACAGCCTTTGTCCTCATCGCGCTGGAGGAGGCCCGGGAAATCTGCAAGGACCATGTCAACGTGAGTGGCCCCACAACGGGAAAGAGGGGGGACAACAAACCTGCGCCATAGGAGGACAAGTGCTTCAAGACGAGGTGCTCACCCCTTATAGCAGCCACCCAAGAATCTAAACTCGCCTCCTTTCTGCCCAGAGCTTGGACAACGGCATCTCCAAAGCTGCTGAATACCTGGCCCGGAGGTACCAGTCACTGGCCCGGCCCTACACGGTGGCCCTGAGCTCCTATGCCTTGGCCTTGACAGGGAAGCTCAGGAGCGAGAAGGTTCTCATGAAGTTCTCCAAAGGTGATGTTCCACCAGGATAAAACTgatgggggggggtggtgtAATTATGGGTTAGCAGAGAgctgtggtcaatggctcaatggCCAAGTGGAGACTGAGGGGTCAGTGCTGGGTTCAGCATCGTTGTtggggacagtgggattgagcacCCTCAGCACAGTTGTGGTGGCATCGAGGTGTATGGGGTGAactggaggggagggatgggatccagagggacccgGACACGCTGGAGAGGTGGGAACCTCATGGAGATCACCAgggccaagggcaaggtccttGCACATGGACTGGGACAAACCCAAGGGAGACATGGACTGGATGAAGCAgcctgagaaggacttgggggtgttgggtgaggagaagctcaacatgatcCAGCCATATAGTGGGTGCAGGTCCAAGGcagggatcctgcccctctactctgctctggtgacaGCCCACTTCGatgctgcatccagctctggtgtcctcaacataaggaggacatggagctgctggagcaaggccagaggaggatgatcaggggctggagcagctcctgtatggagccaggctgagaacattggggctggagaagagaagctgcgtggagacctcagagcagcttccagggtctgaagggggctacaaggacatggagagggaccttcatcggggactgtagcgataggacaaggggtgatgggttcaaactgcagcaggggaagttcaggttgaagataaggaagaagttctccccatgagggtggtgggacactgggaggggttgaatggagaaggtTTGGATGAAGCGTccctgttcaaggccaggttggacacaggggcttggagcaacctgctctagtggaaggtgtccctgtatgtggcaggcggttggaactggatgagctttaaggttcctccCAACCCAACATATTCCATTCTATGGTGTGGGGAGAACCCATCCCTGGAGGGTGCTGAGGGACCGATGTCACCGCAGGGGGCAACCGCTGGGAGGAACGCAACGCCTTCACCTACAACATCGAGGGCACCTCCTATGCTCTGCTGGCCCTGCTGCGGATGGAGAAGCCGGAGCTGACGGGGCCGGTGGCCCGGTGGCTGTCCCAGCAGAACTACTTCGGTGGTGGCTACGGATCCACCCAGGTGGGTTACGGACCCCCctggcacccatgggtgctgtcCATGGGTCTGAGGGATGAATGTTGAGGGGTCATCAATGGCCATGGGGATTCCAGGGATGTGGCATGTCTCACAGGGGGCACATCTGGTGCCGTGGGACTCCCAAGACATTGGGGTCACCTCAGGGCCCTAGGGGAACACCCTGGTCCTATGGGACCCTAAAGGCATTGGGAGACCTCTTGGGGCTTGGGGTGTCACCTCAAGGCTCTTGGGATCCCCCATGTCCTTGAGGAACACCCCTGCTCCTATGGGATCTCAAGGACTTTAGAAAACCCACAAGCCCTGTCTCTGGGGCCACCTCCAGCCCCTGTGGGCCCTCAGGGACACATCCTGTCCCTGGAGGACACCTCTGCTCTGTAACATCTCCAAGGGCATGTTCCAAGTGCTATCAGGACTTGGGGTCACCCTGAGCTCAGGGCCACACTGGGGGCTTTGGGGATGCTCCAGGTGATGTCCCCAAGCCCTGGTGACACAAGTGTGCCTGCAGGCCACCATCCTGGTGTTCCAAGCATTGGCCCAGTACCAGGTGGCATCTCCCCGGGAGCTCAACCTGGACCTGGACGTGTCGGTGCTGCTGCCCCGGCGTGCCAATGCCATCACCTACCGCATCGAGAACCGCAACGCGCTGGTGGCGCGCTCGGCCGAGGTACCATCGGGGCCATGGTGGTGGCCAGGGGATGTCCCTGTCCCCTCTGGGGCTCTTCATGTCCCAGGACAGTCCTGTCCCCTTGCTATGGCCCTCGgctgtccctgtcccttccAAGTATCCATCCAAGGCTTGGGATGTCCCTGCCATGTCCCTCTATGTCCCAGGTTGATCTTGTCCCCTTCTCTTGGCCTGGAATGTCCCTGTCCCCTTCATGTCCCTCCACATCCTCTGATATCCTTGTCCCCTCCATGTCCTTCATTGTCCCTGTCCCCTTTGTGTCATGCAACACTGTTGTCCTCTCCATGTCCTTCAGTGTCCATTCCTCCATTGTGTCATGCAATGCCGTTGTCCCCTCCACGTCCTGGGATGTCCCATCCCTCCATGTCCCTCCCAGAGGAtgtccctgccccatcccaaTGTCCCCTCTCCCCATAGACCAAGCTGAACGAGGACTTCACAGTGAAAGCTGAGGGCACGGGCAAGGGCACGATGACCGTGGTGACCATCTACAATGCCATAGTCCCCGAGAAGGACAACAAGTGTGACAGCTTTGACCTGAGGGTGCAAGTGGAGGATGTGAAGATGGGTGAGTCCCCCACATGTACCCCCCATGTCCTCACTCCATATGTGTCCCCTTCGATATCCCCTCATTGTCCCCATGACAGGCAAGGAACGGGAAGGTGCCATTCGCTCCATCAAGATCACCATCTGCACCAGGTAGGACAGTATGGGGACATCA
Coding sequences within it:
- the C3 gene encoding complement C3 isoform X2 → MGAPVLPVLSLGLLLLHVASSQAQMVTMVTPAVLRLEMEELVVLEAPGLSSAAEATILVQDFPHKRHVLHQTRVGLSPNGGMMATTTIKVLAKALPKSAEKQFVSVTARVAQVTLEKVLLVALQSGHIFVQTDKPIYTPGSIVLCRLFALDHFMQPVSKTVIVEVKTPDNVIIKQVPVSSPMKTGIFSFNHNLPEVISLGTWTIMAKFEDSPEQVFSSQFEVKEYVLPSFEVVLEPEKRFLYIDQKEDFRVSITARYLYGKRVQGSAFVLFGVMVDDEKKSIPQSLRRVQVLDGDGEAVLSMATLQQRFPNPAELVGHSLYVSVTVLTESGSDMVEAQRSGIRIVTSPYTIHFTRTPKYFKPGMPFDLTVYVTNPDASPASRVTVKADGFQGVVSTQRDGTAKLVLNMPANKDTVPITVRTEEPELPGSRQASRQMVAEAYRSQGASGNFLHLAVGATELQLGDNLAVNFHLKTNNNKVRDSVPYFTYLIMSKGHIVRAGRQRHEAGQSLVTMSLPVTSELLPSFRIVAYYYVMPGEIVADSIWVDVKDTCMGTLVVKGATEADNRVHEPGTPMRLRIEGDHKAYVGLVAVDKGVFVLSKKNKLTQSKVWDTVEKSDIGCTPGSGRDNVGVFADAGLSLVTNVKITTPQRGEVNCPQPAQRKRRSVQLIEYKATKAAEYKDKALRKCCEDGMKENPMDHSCEHRSTYIQDGEACVQAFLDCCTHIRTIRNQKQRLLHLKLARSEVDDGFLADEDITSRSLFPESWLWQEEPLTEQPNELGISTKTLPVYLKDSITTWEVLAVSISKTKGLCVADPYEITVMKEFFMDLRLPYSVVRNEQVEIRAILYNYWTQKITVRVELMYNPALCSASTSKQRYQQVFSLDPQSSRAVPFVIVPLELGLHEVEVKAAVQGRFVADGVKKKLKVVPEGMRMEKTVKIIELDPKTKGVNGVQEERVKAANLSDIVPNTESETKVSIQGNPVSIMVEKALDGEKLKHLIVTPSGCGEQNMIKMTPTVIATHYLDSTLQWESLGVDQRAEAINLIKKGYTQQLAFRKPDSSYSAFKNRPASTWLTAYVAKVFAMAMKLIDIEPEVVCGAVKWLILNRQKPDGIFHEDAPVVHKEMVGGYQGAEPEVSLTAFVLIALEEAREICKDHVNSLDNGISKAAEYLARRYQSLARPYTVALSSYALALTGKLRSEKVLMKFSKGGNRWEERNAFTYNIEGTSYALLALLRMEKPELTGPVARWLSQQNYFGGGYGSTQATILVFQALAQYQVASPRELNLDLDVSVLLPRRANAITYRIENRNALVARSAETKLNEDFTVKAEGTGKGTMTVVTIYNAIVPEKDNKCDSFDLRVQVEDVKMGKEREGAIRSIKITICTRYLDNVDATMSILDVSMLTGFLPDVHDLKRLTDGVDRYISKFEIDQAQSDRSNVVIYLDKISHKAEECFSFKAHQQFKVGLIQPAAVTVYSYYKIDDRCTRFYHPDKEGGKLSKICYKDVCRCAEENCFKQQKDDVPMTVNQRIERACEPGVDYVYKVKLVAMEETPSHDNYIMTILSVIKMGTDEDPAGSNRTFVSHKQCRDALKLQLGQDYLLWGLATDMWVTGNRFSYYIGKDTWLEAWPSEAACQEPDLQPLCQDFVEFAEAMTMFGCPS
- the C3 gene encoding complement C3 isoform X1 → MGAPVLPVLSLGLLLLHVASSQAQMVTMVTPAVLRLEMEELVVLEAPGLSSAAEATILVQDFPHKRHVLHQTRVGLSPNGGMMATTTIKVLAKALPKSAEKQFVSVTARVAQVTLEKVLLVALQSGHIFVQTDKPIYTPGSIVLCRLFALDHFMQPVSKTVIVEVKTPDNVIIKQVPVSSPMKTGIFSFNHNLPEVISLGTWTIMAKFEDSPEQVFSSQFEVKEYVLPSFEVVLEPEKRFLYIDQKEDFRVSITARYLYGKRVQGSAFVLFGVMVDDEKKSIPQSLRRVQVLDGDGEAVLSMATLQQRFPNPAELVGHSLYVSVTVLTESGSDMVEAQRSGIRIVTSPYTIHFTRTPKYFKPGMPFDLTVYVTNPDASPASRVTVKADGFQGVVSTQRDGTAKLVLNMPANKDTVPITVRTEEPELPGSRQASRQMVAEAYRSQGASGNFLHLAVGATELQLGDNLAVNFHLKTNNNKVRDSVPYFTYLIMSKGHIVRAGRQRHEAGQSLVTMSLPVTSELLPSFRIVAYYYVMPGEIVADSIWVDVKDTCMGTLVVKGATEADNRVHEPGTPMRLRIEGDHKAYVGLVAVDKGVFVLSKKNKLTQSKVWDTVEKSDIGCTPGSGRDNVGVFADAGLSLVTNVKITTPQRGEVNCPQPAQRKRRSVQLIEYKATKAAEYKDKALRKCCEDGMKENPMDHSCEHRSTYIQDGEACVQAFLDCCTHIRTIRNQKQRLLHLKLARSEVDDGFLADEDITSRSLFPESWLWQEEPLTEQPNELGISTKTLPVYLKDSITTWEVLAVSISKTKGLCVADPYEITVMKEFFMDLRLPYSVVRNEQVEIRAILYNYWTQKITVRVELMYNPALCSASTSKQRYQQVFSLDPQSSRAVPFVIVPLELGLHEVEVKAAVQGRFVADGVKKKLKVVPEGMRMEKTVKIIELDPKTKGVNGVQEERVKAANLSDIVPNTESETKVSIQGNPVSIMVEKALDGEKLKHLIVTPSGCGEQNMIKMTPTVIATHYLDSTLQWESLGVDQRAEAINLIKKGYTQQLAFRKPDSSYSAFKNRPASTWLTAYVAKVFAMAMKLIDIEPEVVCGAVKWLILNRQKPDGIFHEDAPVVHKEMVGGYQGAEPEVSLTAFVLIALEEAREICKDHVNSLDNGISKAAEYLARRYQSLARPYTVALSSYALALTGKLRSEKVLMKFSKGGNRWEERNAFTYNIEGTSYALLALLRMEKPELTGPVARWLSQQNYFGGGYGSTQATILVFQALAQYQVASPRELNLDLDVSVLLPRRANAITYRIENRNALVARSAETKLNEDFTVKAEGTGKGTMTVVTIYNAIVPEKDNKCDSFDLRVQVEDVKMGKEREGAIRSIKITICTRYLDNVDATMSILDVSMLTGFLPDVHDLKRLTDGVDRYISKFEIDQAQSDRSNVVIYLDKISHKAEECFSFKAHQQFKVGLIQPAAVTVYSYYKIADDRCTRFYHPDKEGGKLSKICYKDVCRCAEENCFKQQKDDVPMTVNQRIERACEPGVDYVYKVKLVAMEETPSHDNYIMTILSVIKMGTDEDPAGSNRTFVSHKQCRDALKLQLGQDYLLWGLATDMWVTGNRFSYYIGKDTWLEAWPSEAACQEPDLQPLCQDFVEFAEAMTMFGCPS